From the Cervus elaphus chromosome 20, mCerEla1.1, whole genome shotgun sequence genome, one window contains:
- the LOC122678350 gene encoding glycine cleavage system H protein, mitochondrial-like, producing the protein MALQAVRSVRAAVGSLRAISAPSAPCSPRPWGLRAGAVRALRTGPALLSVRKFTEKHGWVTTGNGVGTVGISNFEQEALGDVVYCSLPEVGTKLNKQEEFGALESVKAASELYSPLSGEVTEINKALAENPGFVNKSCYEDGWLIKMTFSNPSELDELMSEEAYQKYIKSIEE; encoded by the coding sequence ATGGCGCTGCAAGCGGTGCGGAGCGTGCGGGCCGCGGTCGGCAGCCTGCGCGCCATCTCGGCACCCAGCGCGCCCTGCTCGCCGCGGCCCTGGGGACTGCGGGCGGGTGCCGTCCGGGCACTGCGCACCGGCCCTGCTCTGCTGTCGGTGCggaaattcacagaaaaacaCGGATGGGTAACAACAGGAAACGGTGTTGGAACAGTGGGCATCAGCAATTTTGAACAGGAAGCTTTGGGAGATGTTGTTTACTGTAGTCTGCCTGAAGTTGGGACAAAGTTGAACAAACAAGAGGAGTTTGGTGCTTTGGAAAGTGTGAAAGCTGCTAGTGAACTCTATTCCCCTCTATCAGGAGAAGTAACTGAAATTAATAAAGCTCTAGCAGAAAATCCAGGATTTGTCAACAAGTCTTGTTATGAAGACGGTTGGCTGATCAAGATGACATTCAGTAACCCTTCAGAACTAGATGAACTAATGAGTGAAGAAGCatatcaaaaatacataaaatctatTGAGGAATGA